A window from Rhea pennata isolate bPtePen1 chromosome 1, bPtePen1.pri, whole genome shotgun sequence encodes these proteins:
- the NFYB gene encoding nuclear transcription factor Y subunit beta → MDGDSSTTDASQLGIAGDYIGSSHYVIQPHDDTEDSMNDHEDTNGSKESFREQDIYLPIANVARIMKNAIPQTGKIAKDAKECVQECVSEFISFITSEASERCHQEKRKTINGEDILFAMSTLGFDSYVEPLKLYLQKFREAMKGEKGIGGTVTTGDGLSEELTEEAFTNQLPAGLITTDGQQQNVMVYTTSYQQISGVQQIQFS, encoded by the exons ATGGATGGTGATAGCTCTACGACAGATGCTTCTCAGTTAGGAATTGCTGGAGATTACATTGGCAGCAGTCACTATGTGATACAGCCTCATGATG aCACAGAGGACAGCATGAATGATCATGAAGATACAAATGGCTCAAAAGAGAGTTTTAGAGAACAAGATATATATCTTCCAATTGCAAATGTGGCAAGGATAATGAAAAATGCCATACCCCAGACAGGAAAG ATTGCTAAGGATGCAAAGGAATGCGTACAAGAGTGTGTAAGTGAATTTATCAGCTTTATAACGTCAGAAGCAAGTGAGAGGTGTCaccaagagaaaagaaagaccaTCAATGGAGAGGATATTCTCTTTGCCATGTCTACCCTGGGATTTGATAGCTATGTTGAACCTTTGAAGTTGTACCTCCAAAAATTCAGAGAG gcaatgaaaggagagaagggaatTGGAGGAACAGTTACAACTGGAGATGGTCTAAGTGAGGAGCTCACAGAGGAAGCATTTA ctaaCCAGTTGCCAGCAGGCTTAATAACTACAGATGGCCAACAGCAAAATGTTATGGTTTATACAACGTCTTATCAACAG atCTCTGGTGTTCAACAAATTCAGTTCTCGTGA